GATGAAAACCCCTGTCAGGAACACTGGCCTGGGTATTGCATTTTATAACTTCTCATTAAACCATAATCAGCAAGCTTCTCTCATTTCAAATCCCAAACCAAGGAACACTATAACTCCCAGACCAGGAAAATAGGTCAAGGTCTACCTAATTTAAATCACTTATACACATGATACTGAATATCCAGCCCAATGGATGCCTTGTGGCATTACATAAGTCATGTTMAAAAATCAAGGAGTGACTGGAAATCTTACAGATTGTGGCTCGTACAGATGTATTCATTCAATTGAGGAAAGCATGCCTCACTATCAACCATAATTGGCTTTTCCCTTTTTAATATCATGCCAACACATTTTGTCACATACTATGGATAGAAAAGTATGATGGGTGGGGTAAATGACTAGCTTATTTAGTTCTATAACTGATACGATCTTGAACTTTCTACTGCAAGGGATCAGTTATATATATGTGAGACATGAGGGTTAGAATTTAGAGCGGGTAACACAAGGCAACCCATGCCTCTGATATTTACTGCTTTGCCAGTAGTGCTGCACCAAATTCCAACACCATCAGCCCCACTTAAAACATCTCTCACACCACAACTCCAAGGTTGCATGGACATTTAAAGCATATGATATTAGTTTTATTGACTGGGATCACAGTAAGGAAAGTAATTGAAAGTTGGGTTACCCTGGCTTTAGTMCATCAAAAGAGGCCTGCATTTTTCTACTTACAGTAACTTGACACTGGGGAAATCCCCTGGAAAATCAGCTGCAGAACATGTCCAAAAGGATATGTATTTTTGGTTAATAAGACATGTGCTTGCATACATATGTTTATAACAAATGTAGTAAGCCTAGTCTTGTCTAGCAGAGAGAATGTAcatatttattttcattcataATATAGGCCTAATGCAAGTTattatcaaatcaagctttatttatacagcacatttcagacaggaACACAACGTAATTCATagcaacaaaataataaaaacaatgaaaataaaaactgaaatatttactacacaacaaacataagaggataaaaaaaaggaaagaataaCAATAAGAAACTGAacgactaaaaagcaccctaaggaaaagcaagcTAAAAAKgtgtgttttaagatctcttttaaaaatGTCAACAGTTttgctttgggatagttaaaggcCACTGCCAGAatacctgagggacctactgggcaCATAACTTTAAAAGCATGTCTGGCAtctattggggtgcacaatcatgGATTGATTTACAACCAATAGAATAATCTGAAAATGAATTCtgaaactcacaggcagccagtacaGAGACCTTAAACTGGTRTAATGTGttctctccgtctggtcttggtcagtacccgtgctgcagcattctgtatgttttgcagttgaccaatggctttctaaggtagaccagacaggagagMATTACAGTAGTCAAGCTTGCTYgtaataaaagcatggatgagtctctctgtatcagMCTGAGAGAGAAACGKCMGCACCWTGGCAATGTTCCAAAGGTCTTATGGATTCTTACACTGACAGAAATAGTCAGTCATATTTGGAAAGGATAACTAATGCAAACATGATATTCAGCTGACACAGACTGCACTCCTGGGGCGTCCAGTGGTTTATGGGTGTTAATCCCTATTTGTTGATTTCACTGCACATTCTATCAGTAGCAGAACCCCTATGGGGCTGAAGGCACTATGAAGAGTTTCCTTTGATACAACAAACATAGGATTGTCTGGGTCAAGCCCCACTCCTCTTCTGCTCTTCTGGACACAAGTCTTGTAGCCATACATCGTTTTCTTTCTTCCAGTACCTGAGGTAAATCGTCATATTTACATTAGGCCTAATGTATAGAACCACAATTAACATGTGACTTAACAATGGGMCAGTGTCTATGATAACTGACATCAAAGGCAGAAAAAGTATCTGTGTCACCTTGCTTTGGGTGAAGTCRTCACATTCCCTAAGTGTAAGTACTAAACCATTCATCTGCACTTCAGGTTCTTCTGAATTGCAGTGATATCAGACAACAGAACATTACATGACAGGCCAATGACAGGATGTGACACCTAGTACAAGTACAGGATAGattacatttaaatattttggtttGCAGACCACTGTAAAACTGTCATGTCAAAATTCTGAGAGTAGATTACTTGCATTGTctttcaaattaattaattaatacaatagaaaaaaattaaaTGGTGTCATAATCAACACATTTAACAGCCTCAGCTGAAATCTGAGGTTTTACAGTACCATTAGATGTTTTCAGGCTGGAGGTATCCATCGATGTTGCTCACTGTCTCTACTGACCAAATGCTGTGTATGTGATTTGTCACAGTGTACCAGCTGAGAGGGTTTCAACTCCTGTAAGTGGATGACTGGACGTTGTAGCCTCTGACATGGGTCAACACGCCCACACCAATGAATATAAGATTTTGGACCACACATCAAGTATATCTCTAATGTATTTAAACAGGGTTCTTAGCATAAACCTGTCAAACTTGAAGGCTTAAGGCAAATGCAGGGCAACAGTGCCACCATCAGGAACATTTGCCAAGTCCTTTAGGGTCAAGTTGGGTCAAGTAGGCAAGAGTTTGAgggaaatgagagaagagaatGGGGGGGAAGGACCCACACCCTAGCGTTGTACTTACCTTTCTTGCACTAACACTTGTCTGCTTTATTGAGGAAGTTTGCTTACTTTGACTTATGTGGTCGTTGTACCTAGTGCATTCAGTTAGTGAATGCAATAACAgtaagttactctggataagagtgtctgataaatAACTCAAATGGAAATTActtcactatatactgtatttacacaGTAGTTATTTTGRTTTGGACTAATTTAAAACGTTCTACTACTTCCAGGTCTAATTTAGAGTAAGTAATGTGTGTACACAGGCAGCAGTTCTAATACAAAGACAGACACCGCATACATAAGAGCCTCCAGCCCTCCTCAATATGTGTCATTTTGCCATGGATTGTTTATTGCTTTGATTCAAAGGAGATTCAATTCATAGAAATAGATCACGTTGAAATGTATGCTTTGCAGAACTGTTCCAGCTTTATTAAGCATGGTCATGTTGACTCCCAGATAATCTATCATTTGACAAATGAGARAGTACATTTCAACAGTCTTGATTTTTCAGTTTATCTTGGTTTTGCTAGTCTTTGCGGGAAATGATTTAACATAATACATAGAAAAACATGCCACACGTGTAGTTAGAGTGAGAGTAAATAAAGTGATGGTGTTTCAATAGCAATAGCAATAGAAGCCACTATGTGTGTCATCATAAATGACCAAGGCTTAATTCAAAAGAATGTTGTCAAAAGTTGTCAACGCCGACATCAGCTTTAAAGCTCTACCCCAAGCTTTACATCTAATTGTAATGGATCACTGGATTCACTCTTTCCCCTCACACTCGTGCTTGATCTGAATGGGGATGACCATGTCACTGGGGAGGATGGTGGTGGTTGAGCCTGGGAGGGGTGCTTCTACCAAGAGAACCCCTTCACCAGACAGAGATGAGCTGACGTGCTGCAAGTCCACACCAGGGGGCAGCCTTCaacaaaccaacaacaacaatccGCTTACAACACAGACAGGCAAGGACTTGTTTACTGTGATTCAATAGACTGCTTGTCATCTGTTTTTACACATGTAATTAAACCGAGGGAAACCATTTAGAATGCCTTCCTATAGCAATCAACAGCAAAGACGTTCAATTGCACACATTATTTTTTGAGTTCTTACTTTCATTACCGGTATGTCTTTGTCATAGCATTGTGAGGGACTTTATTTTCTATTACAACTTACTTGTATTTTCTTGTAAAGCACCTTGAGACTGATCCATGTTCGTCCTCCCTTTCTTCATGTTGACCTTAAAATATAAGTTGAGACAATAATTGAAGTAATTGAATAAGGAGCATGTGGACGTGAGACCTTTATAACAATTTTCATCAGTTAATTGTCAAACCTTTKAAGTAACAATGAATGTTCAAACTGCCACCATATTCTGGTTTCTCAGATCTGAGACATAATGTTAGTACCTGTAATCTCCAGGAAGCCCCCCTTGGTTTTGATTGATATCTCCTCTGGTGAGAAGTGATTGACATCCAGTGTGATCCTccagctgtcctgtcctgtcctgatcTCTGACACTCCTCCAGACAGTTGTCTCTGAAGTCTGGCTGAGGTCTGGGGTGCCACCGCAGCAGGGGGAGCAGTGCCGGGGGTGAAGAGGGGATGRCGTGTGTACCCTGGCCAGGAGGATGATGCCAGTCTCCTCCTAGCCCAGTCTATCCAGCTCACATCGCCTGGATCCAGGAAAGGAGGGAGGCCAAAGTCCTGCTCCATGATCATGCGGCTAGGCTGTGTCCACTCACGGAAAGGATCCCAGTTTACATCTCGGCGGAAAAGAGGACGCGGTAATACCTTGTTGTGGTCAGCCATGACTTCGGAATGGCCTGAGAGTGGTACTAGGAGGAAAAAAAATGTTTCCTCTCTTGGTTTTCCCCTGGCTAGCTAATGTAATTGAATCTTTGTCTAATTACAATAACTAAGTCAGGTTAATTGACTTACTCAACACACAAAAGGGCAGCAATATTTTCCCCCAAACAGTTCAGGAAGGCTGGCTCATARTGGGAAGCACTGCCCTGGACAATCAGACTTTGTTCAGCTGTGGAGCATCACTCACACCCTTTATATACCCAGCTGATCCATTCTAGAACTTATCAAACCGTAAGTCTTRTccatggcatgacaatgagttGATTGGCATGGTTGGGGCAGTGGTGTTGCTCCTCTGTTGCCCTGGGACCTGGAGAGAATAAATCTTAAGTATGTGTATTTATAGCTCCAAGGCGTAAATGGCAAGTAGTTGGTGAATGACTCTGGGTGCAGCAACGATGGKTTTTTTTCAGCGCTTGGCCTCTGCAGTCTTGTCACATACTGGTGCTCTTTGTCTTCTCCATAGTAATCGCACCGTTCTACTATGTGCAGGGACAGCATGTCCATTCAGCRCAGAAGCTGCTAAGCAACTCGTCAGCTACTGTGGGAACGAGGGGGAAACTTTTAGTTCCAGCCCCAAACTCCAAAACATGACTTTTCTGGTTAACCCACTGTCGGAGCCATGGTTTACTGACACCTAATAGGTTATTTTGCAGTGACTTCAACTTCTACGTACATCTATGGGCATGTAACATTCACTTACATGTTGACAYTGTTGCTCCTGCATCTGAGGGGAGTGACGGAGTTCTAATAGAAAGACTGACGCWATAGAGAGGTAGTGAGGAATTTTGATATGAAGAGCCTGTAGGCCTTTCCTCTGGTTTGCCCTGCTTTACCCCTGGGTGCGACTCTCTGTCCCCTCACTCACTGTCAGAGGGGAATGGATCTAATAAGCCTGCGCCAGTGTGTTTTAGGAGGGTCATGAAAGGGATTATCTACATAATGTCAACAACTCAGGCTTTCTCCATTCAACATTTAACAACTCCCTGGGGTGAAGGGTTGAAATCCCActtagttttttctctctctctctctctctctctctctctctctcatacgtAATTGATAACTCTTATTTGTTAGCTTTAGAGTCCACTAACCAAGTTTTCCAGGCCCCAATCCGTCTATCAGGCAAGGATGGAAACTAGAATTGGTGTACCCTCTATTGCAACAACTGGGCCAGTTGCTGTTGGACAATTGTTTTGTTGCTGCAGTTTCGTAGTGTTTATATATTTGTGTATTGTCTTTCAGATATTAGTAATACAACATAACAACAATTGTATTCTACAGGTGGGGGGTGAGAGGGGGTGGTGGTGTACATAAATTCTCAAATAAAGGTGCTTTCATACTGCAATATGCTATACACACGTTGGCCCTGTCCAAAATCTGTTTtacctactacttactaaaactacatactgtgtactaatcttACTACATGCTATTTTGAATGTACTGCTCAGTAAAAACGAATGCAGTAAGCAACAGACTAGACATACTAGACTCACCCATCCTAAAAATGAATCATCTAATGCGCAATTGCATTGATTCCCGCCATTCGTTCATTATCAGCGGTTGTGAAACACACGTGAGCCTGGAATTCTTCAAAAGTGTGCAGTAAATTCTACTAAATGAAAAGCCGAAATTAGTATGACGTtatggcatttaaagcatacatgattttcaaaatgtcacataCTATATAACGTTCTATTTTCGCAAACCAAAAATGCAAAAATACTATTTAGAACGCAGGTATGGGTATTTGGACATTGATTGTACATTGGTTTTCAAAAACGAAATAATAGGAAATACAATRaatgaaatacaaataaatgaaatagaAAAAAAACGAGTTATGTAGTGGTGACGTGGKCAAATACAAAGACATCCACACATATTCATCTCATACGTCAACGTTGATCGCACTGGTCTCTCAAGTGAGGCCGCTCGGCTCTTCCCCCGGAGACACACTCCCACAGGCGCGCCCCCATCCCGGCTCCCAAAACAGATAGTGAAGACGTCAATAAATATATTTCTGTTGTCAGTTGCGCTAGGTGAAGGCTGGAGAAGAGAGCCGCACGAGGATGGGTCCCCCGGAAGACCAATGCCCAGCAcgttgtctgtaaaaaaaaaaaatgtaaaaaagaataACATAATACAGATACATCAAAACGCTGGTGGTAGCAGTTTTCCAKTATAACCACATGGTGGACTACCACTGCACTTTAGTTGAGAATGTGGTACCGTAGTTGGGAARTGTGTGTCAATATTATGCCAGAGGGCTCAATTCATTACAGAGTAAATGGATTGTGAATGTGACATAAGTCATCTTAATCTTTACAGCTCAAACAAAGTCCTAAACCTATCTGTCATAAATCATTCAAACAATGAACCTCACACCTGACTCAATCAGTATCGGAATACCATTTATTAGTATGGTAGTGGAATGATTCTAAAATAATTCTTACATGCCAGCACATTCACATTTTGCATTACAGTTAGAAGTGCAAATATACAAGTCATTATGTACAGTACTGTtttatctcaacagtattgtgttTTGCCATAGAGCTAGATAAATGATGGCGTTATTAACTTTACTTTCACTGTCAGCAGTAGAACAATTTTATATTTTTGCAACTCTGACCTTGAGACAGTCATACCTGAGTCCTTGATGCAAAAGTAATGAAGTGGGTTACGTACAAACAGTTATGGAGTATGTCTTTTGAAGAATATAATACTGAAGTTAACTGAAAGGTTTTCTGTGAGGCAGTCATTCTCTTTGCAGGACTTATTGACCAACCACTCTATGCGCTGTAGAAGTGGCTGTGAAGAGATAGGTCTGGATMCTGCAGAAGGTCCGTTGGAAACAGCTGATCTTATCTTGTCCATCATCAGACAGCATCTGACCTCTGACATAGCAGACGCTGCAATCTCActgaacaaataaaaaacagaaagaaaCCAGAAATGTGTAACTGTTGTACAATGGAGCTCACAACCTTGAAAGCATaactacatatacagttgaagtcagacgtttacatacaccttagccaaatacattcaaactcagtttttcacaattcctgacatttaatccaagtaaaaactccctgtcttatgTCTGTTAGAATCAtcacttgattttaagaatgtgaaacgtcagaataatagtagagaaaatgatttatttcagcttttatttctttcatcacattcccagtgggtcagaagtttacatacactcaattagtatttggtagcattgcctttaaattgtttaacgggTNNNNNNNNNNNNNNNNNNNNNNNNNNNNNNNNNNNNNNNNNNNNNNNNNNNNNNNNNNNNNNNNNNNNNNNNNNNNNNNNNNNNNNNNNNNNNNNNNNNNNNNNNNNNNNNNNNNNNNNNNNNNNNNNNNNNNNNNNNNNNNNNNNNNNNNNNNNNNNNNNNNNNNNNNNNNNNNNNNNNNNNNNNNNNNNNNNNNNNNNNNNNNNNNNNNNNNNNNNNNNNNNNNNNNNNNNNNNNNNNNNNNNNNNNNNNNNNNNNNNNNNNNNNNNNNNNNNNNNNNNNNNNNNNNNNNNNNNNNNNNNNNNNNNNNNNNNNNNNNNNNNNNNNNNNNNNNNNNNNNNNNNNNNNNNNNNNNNNNNNNNNNNNNNNNNNNNNNNNNNNNNNNNNNNNNNNNNNNNNNNNNNNNNNNNNNNNNNNNNNNNNNNNNNNNNNNNNNNNNNNNNNNNNNNNNNNNNNNNNNNNNNNNNNNNNNNNNNNNNNNNNNNNNNNNNNNNNNNNNNNNNNNNNNNNNNNNNNNNNNNNNNNNNNNNNNNNNNNNNNNNNNNNNNNNNNNNNNNNNNNNNNNNNNNNNNNNNNNNNNNNNNNNNNNNNNNNNNNNNNNNNNNNNNNNNNNNNNNNNNNNNNNNNNNNNNNNNNNNNNNNNNNNNNNNNNNNNNNNNNNNNNNNNNNNNNNNNNNNNNNNNNNNNNNNNNNNNNNNNNNNNNNNNNNNNNNNNNNNNNNNNNNNNNNNNNNNNNNNNNNNNNNNNNNNNNNNNNNNNNNNNNNNNNNNNNNNNNNNNNNNNNNNNNNNNNNNNNNNNNNNNNNNNNNNNNNNNNNNNNNNNNNNNNNNNNNNNNNNNNNNNNNNNNNNNNNNNNNNNNNNNNNNNNNNNNNNNNNNNNNNNNNNNNNNNNNNNNNNNNNNNNNNNNNNNNNNNNNNNNNNNNNNNNNNNNNNNNNNNNNNNNNNNNNNNNNNNNNNNNNNNNNNNNNNNNNNNNNNNNNNNNNNNNNNNNNNNNNNNNNNNNNNNNNNNNNNNNNNNNNNNNNNNNNNNNNNNNNNNNNNNNNNNNNNNNNNNNNNNNNNNNNNNNNNNNNNNNNNNNNNNNNNNNNNNNNNNNNNNNNNNNNNNNNNNNNNNNNNNNNNNNNNNNNNNNNNNNNNNNNNNNNNNNNNNNNNNNNNNNNNNNNNNNNNNNNNNNNNNNNNNNNNNNNNNNNNNNNNNNNNNNNNNNNNNNNNNNNNNNNNNNNNNNNNNNNNNNNNNNNNNNNNNNNNNNNNNNNNNNNNNNNNNNNNNNNNNNNNNNNNNNNNNNNNNNNNNNNNNNNNNNNNNNNNNNNNNNNNNNNNNNNNNNNNNNNNNNNNNNNNNNNNNNNNNNNNNNNNNNNNNNNNNNNNNNNNNNNNNNNNNNNNNNNNNNNNNNNNNNNNNNNNNNNNNNNNNNNNNNNNNNNNNNNNNNNNNNNNNNNN
This portion of the Salvelinus sp. IW2-2015 linkage group LG4q.1:29, ASM291031v2, whole genome shotgun sequence genome encodes:
- the LOC111961472 gene encoding heat shock protein beta-1: MADHNKVLPRPLFRRDVNWDPFREWTQPSRMIMEQDFGLPPFLDPGDVSWIDWARRRLASSSWPGYTRHPLFTPGTAPPAAVAPQTSARLQRQLSGGVSEIRTGQDSWRITLDVNHFSPEEISIKTKGGFLEITGQHEEREDEHGSVSRCFTRKYKLPPGVDLQHVSSSLSGEGVLLVEAPLPGSTTTILPSDMVIPIQIKHECEGKE